Proteins encoded by one window of Hyphomicrobium nitrativorans NL23:
- the xseA gene encoding exodeoxyribonuclease VII large subunit yields MARAPSPPPAQSGNVAEFSVSELSNAIKRALEDGFGHVRLRGEISGYRGPHASGHCYFALKDEKARIDAVVWRGVWGRLRFKPEEGMEVIATGKISSFPGSSKYQIVIEQIEPAGLGALMAQLEERKRRLTDEGLFADERKRPLPFLPRVVGIVTSPTGAVIRDMLHGFTERFPTRVIVWPVRVQGEGSAAEVARAVAGFNALRPDGPVPRPDVLIVARGGGSLEDLWSFNDEAVVRAVAASAIPVISAVGHETDWTLIDLAADARAPTPTKAAEWAVPKYADLLEQSGKLGLRLTVAVRRVLDTLRRDLRSAARGLPRVEDLAALPRQRLDTTGARLGRALSANTQAHHTRHVRIAARLNPGLLSNRLHRAADRLDSLGRRARECLGRTASVRRARLERASGRLQPAPIRHRVERCQERLEALTQRARRALDGRLAQHRNALEGQTKLLGSLGYQSVLARGFALVRDADGAMVRAARAVSPGQALEIEFADGRINADAREGGSGGGSGQTGQSEAPSTTSAAAATPPNKAPRGGQGSLF; encoded by the coding sequence GTGGCGCGTGCCCCCTCCCCTCCCCCCGCACAATCCGGCAACGTGGCGGAATTCTCGGTCTCGGAGTTATCGAACGCGATCAAGCGCGCGCTAGAGGACGGGTTCGGCCACGTGCGGCTTCGGGGCGAGATCTCGGGCTATCGGGGCCCACACGCCTCAGGGCACTGCTACTTCGCGCTCAAGGACGAGAAGGCGCGCATCGACGCCGTCGTGTGGCGTGGCGTCTGGGGGCGGCTGCGCTTCAAGCCCGAGGAGGGCATGGAGGTGATCGCCACGGGCAAGATCTCCTCCTTCCCGGGCTCGTCCAAGTATCAGATCGTGATCGAGCAGATCGAGCCCGCCGGGCTCGGCGCGCTGATGGCGCAGCTCGAAGAGCGCAAGCGCCGCCTCACGGACGAAGGTTTGTTTGCAGACGAGCGCAAGCGCCCCCTCCCCTTCCTGCCGCGCGTGGTCGGCATCGTCACGAGCCCGACGGGCGCCGTGATCCGCGACATGCTGCACGGCTTCACCGAGCGCTTTCCGACACGCGTGATCGTGTGGCCGGTGCGCGTGCAGGGCGAAGGCAGTGCTGCGGAAGTTGCGCGCGCCGTCGCGGGGTTCAACGCGCTTCGCCCCGACGGCCCCGTGCCGCGCCCCGACGTGCTGATCGTGGCGCGCGGCGGCGGCAGCCTCGAAGACCTGTGGAGCTTCAACGACGAAGCGGTCGTGCGTGCGGTGGCGGCGAGCGCCATTCCCGTCATATCGGCGGTAGGACACGAGACCGACTGGACGCTGATCGATCTCGCCGCCGACGCGCGCGCGCCGACGCCCACGAAGGCGGCCGAGTGGGCGGTCCCGAAGTACGCCGATCTCCTCGAACAATCCGGCAAGCTCGGGCTTCGGCTCACGGTCGCCGTGCGGCGCGTGCTGGATACGCTGCGGCGGGACCTAAGGTCGGCTGCGCGCGGATTGCCGCGTGTCGAGGATCTTGCCGCGCTGCCGCGCCAGCGCCTCGACACGACGGGCGCGCGGCTGGGACGCGCGCTTTCCGCCAACACGCAGGCCCATCATACGCGGCACGTGCGCATTGCCGCGCGCCTTAACCCGGGCCTGCTCTCCAACCGGCTGCATCGCGCCGCCGACCGCCTGGACAGCCTCGGCCGGCGTGCGCGCGAATGCCTCGGGCGGACAGCCTCGGTGCGGCGCGCGCGGCTGGAACGCGCGTCGGGACGCTTGCAGCCGGCTCCGATCCGCCACCGTGTGGAGCGGTGCCAGGAGCGGCTGGAGGCCTTGACGCAGCGCGCCCGCCGCGCCCTCGACGGCCGCCTCGCGCAACACCGCAACGCGCTCGAAGGGCAGACCAAGCTGCTTGGCTCGCTCGGCTATCAGAGCGTGCTCGCACGTGGGTTCGCGCTGGTGCGCGACGCGGACGGAGCGATGGTCCGCGCGGCGCGGGCCGTCAGCCCCGGCCAGGCGCTCGAAATCGAGTTCGCGGACGGACGAATCAACGCGGACGCACGTGAAGGCGGTAGCGGTGGCGGAAGCGGCCAGACGGGCCAATCCGAGGCCCCTTCAACGACTTCGGCCGCGGCAGCAACCCCGCCGAACAAGGCTCCACGCGGCGGACAAGGCTCCCTGTTCTAA
- the purD gene encoding phosphoribosylamine--glycine ligase produces the protein MNVLLIGGGGREHALAWALSASPLLTKLYAAPGNAGIAEVAECVTLDVADHAAVLRFIEDHDIWFVVVGPEAPLVAGLGDTLRQAGIKHFAPSKAAAQLEGSKGFTKDLCREAGIPTGAYGRFSDAASAKAYLATQPVPIVVKADGLAAGKGVVVATTREEAEAAIDACFEGAFGAAGAEVVIEEFLDGEEASFFALCDGTTALALATAQDHKRVGDGDTGPNTGGMGAYSPAPIMTPDMVARTMDEIVRPTVAAMAARGTPFKGVLFAGLMITADGPQLIEYNVRFGDPETQVLMLRLKSDLLAGMLATADGVLDAFDLRWRDDAALTVVLAANGYPGPPQKGTEIKGLDAARAVEGVEIFHAGTKRDGERILADGGRVLNVTALGATVAEAQARAYEAIAKIDWPGGFCRRDIGWRAVAREKESET, from the coding sequence ATGAACGTTCTACTGATCGGAGGCGGCGGGCGGGAGCACGCGCTCGCCTGGGCGCTCTCAGCCAGTCCGCTGCTGACGAAGCTCTACGCCGCGCCCGGCAATGCGGGCATCGCCGAGGTCGCCGAATGCGTCACGCTCGATGTCGCCGATCATGCGGCCGTGCTGCGTTTTATCGAAGACCATGACATTTGGTTCGTGGTCGTCGGTCCGGAGGCTCCTCTCGTTGCGGGGCTGGGCGACACCTTGCGGCAAGCGGGTATCAAGCATTTCGCTCCCTCCAAGGCGGCCGCCCAACTTGAAGGATCGAAGGGCTTCACGAAGGATCTCTGCCGCGAAGCGGGCATTCCCACCGGCGCGTACGGCCGCTTTAGTGACGCCGCCTCCGCGAAAGCCTATCTCGCGACGCAGCCGGTGCCGATTGTCGTCAAGGCCGATGGCCTCGCAGCGGGCAAAGGCGTCGTCGTCGCGACGACCCGGGAAGAAGCGGAAGCGGCCATCGACGCTTGCTTCGAAGGCGCGTTCGGCGCGGCAGGCGCGGAAGTCGTCATCGAGGAATTTCTCGATGGCGAAGAGGCGAGCTTCTTCGCGCTCTGCGACGGTACGACCGCGCTCGCGCTCGCAACCGCCCAGGACCACAAGCGCGTGGGCGACGGCGACACCGGCCCCAACACGGGCGGCATGGGTGCCTATTCGCCTGCGCCGATCATGACGCCCGATATGGTCGCACGTACCATGGACGAAATCGTCCGCCCGACGGTCGCAGCCATGGCTGCGCGCGGTACGCCCTTCAAAGGCGTGCTTTTCGCGGGCCTGATGATCACCGCCGATGGCCCGCAACTGATCGAGTACAACGTGCGCTTTGGCGATCCCGAAACGCAGGTATTGATGCTGCGCCTCAAGTCGGACCTGCTGGCGGGCATGCTGGCCACTGCCGACGGTGTGCTCGACGCGTTCGACCTGCGCTGGCGCGACGACGCCGCGCTGACGGTCGTGCTCGCAGCGAACGGCTATCCCGGGCCGCCCCAGAAGGGCACGGAGATCAAGGGGCTCGACGCCGCGCGCGCGGTGGAAGGTGTCGAGATCTTTCATGCCGGGACCAAGCGCGACGGCGAGCGCATCCTCGCCGACGGGGGCCGCGTGCTCAACGTGACGGCGCTCGGCGCGACAGTCGCGGAAGCCCAGGCCCGCGCGTATGAGGCGATTGCGAAGATCGATTGGCCGGGCGGCTTCTGCCGCCGCGACATCGGCTGGCGCGCGGTTGCGCGCGAAAAGGAGAGCGAAACGTGA
- a CDS encoding TetR/AcrR family transcriptional regulator encodes MRTVFERQDTIPLIAEVFRELGYEGASFSRMTERTGLSKGSLYHFFPEGKEQMAAEVLAHIDAWFEANVFASLGRDNSREAIARMWRAVLDYFHSGHRVCLVGVFAMDETRDTFSDAIRTYFQRWIKALKQALVRAGVNRARAQDLAEECVAGIQGGLVISRATGDTGAFVRTVRRLAARVDDELVR; translated from the coding sequence ATGCGCACTGTCTTCGAGAGGCAGGACACCATTCCCCTCATTGCCGAGGTGTTCCGCGAACTCGGTTATGAGGGGGCTTCGTTCAGCCGCATGACCGAGCGGACGGGCCTATCGAAAGGGAGCCTCTATCACTTCTTTCCCGAGGGAAAGGAACAGATGGCGGCCGAGGTTCTCGCGCATATCGACGCGTGGTTCGAAGCGAACGTCTTCGCCTCGCTCGGACGGGACAACTCTCGGGAGGCCATCGCTCGGATGTGGCGCGCGGTGCTCGACTACTTCCATTCCGGACACCGCGTCTGTCTCGTGGGCGTGTTTGCAATGGACGAGACGCGCGACACGTTCTCCGACGCCATCCGGACGTACTTCCAGCGCTGGATCAAGGCCCTAAAGCAGGCCCTCGTACGGGCAGGCGTGAACAGGGCGCGGGCGCAGGATCTGGCGGAAGAGTGCGTCGCCGGAATCCAGGGCGGCCTCGTCATCAGCCGTGCGACCGGAGATACCGGCGCGTTCGTTCGCACCGTTCGTCGGCTTGCGGCCCGTGTGGACGACGAGCTTGTGCGTTAG
- a CDS encoding DUF1348 family protein → MSVLVPPFTEETAIAKVRLAEDGWNSRDPERVSLAYTPDSRWRNRAEFPTGRAQIVEFLTRKWAKELDYRLIKELWAFRDNRIAVRYAYEWHDDSGHWFRSYGNENWEFAPDGLMQRRFASINDTPIKESDRKYHWPLGRRPDDHPCLSALGL, encoded by the coding sequence ATGTCTGTGCTCGTTCCACCTTTCACCGAAGAGACGGCGATTGCGAAAGTACGCCTTGCGGAGGACGGCTGGAACAGCCGGGATCCGGAGAGGGTTTCCCTCGCTTACACGCCGGACAGCCGCTGGCGGAACCGCGCGGAGTTTCCCACCGGCCGTGCGCAGATCGTCGAATTCCTCACGCGCAAGTGGGCCAAGGAGCTGGATTACCGGCTGATCAAGGAACTGTGGGCCTTCCGCGACAACCGGATCGCCGTGCGCTACGCCTACGAGTGGCATGACGACAGCGGTCACTGGTTTCGTTCCTACGGCAACGAGAACTGGGAGTTTGCGCCGGACGGGCTGATGCAACGGCGCTTCGCGTCGATCAACGACACGCCCATCAAGGAAAGCGACCGAAAATATCATTGGCCGCTCGGCCGGCGGCCCGACGATCACCCCTGCTTGTCGGCGCTCGGTCTTTAG
- a CDS encoding thiamine phosphate synthase — protein sequence MMSPGAPDVFYPIVPSTLWLERLVPLGIRTVQLRVKDGTEREIRQEIAASILMAKAAGCRLIVNDYWAAAIDLGATDVHLGQEDLATADLAALRRAGIAVGISTHDEAELETALSADPAYVALGPIYETKLKAMKWAPQGLARIGEWKARVGTLPLVAIGGITPERAGSVLAAGADSIAVITDFMTAPHPEARVRLWLDWAATVRA from the coding sequence ATGATGTCTCCCGGCGCCCCCGACGTTTTCTATCCGATCGTGCCCAGCACACTCTGGCTCGAACGGCTGGTGCCCCTCGGCATACGGACGGTGCAACTGCGCGTGAAAGACGGGACGGAGCGCGAAATCCGCCAGGAGATCGCCGCATCGATTTTGATGGCGAAGGCCGCAGGGTGTCGCCTGATCGTCAACGATTATTGGGCAGCCGCTATCGACCTTGGCGCGACGGATGTGCACCTCGGACAAGAGGATCTCGCAACCGCCGATCTCGCGGCGCTGCGCAGGGCGGGCATCGCGGTCGGTATCTCCACGCACGACGAAGCCGAGCTCGAAACCGCTCTTTCCGCCGATCCGGCTTACGTCGCGCTAGGTCCGATCTACGAGACCAAGCTCAAGGCGATGAAGTGGGCGCCGCAGGGCCTCGCGCGCATCGGCGAATGGAAGGCGCGCGTCGGCACGCTGCCGCTGGTGGCCATCGGCGGCATCACGCCCGAGCGCGCCGGGTCGGTTCTGGCCGCAGGGGCCGACAGCATCGCTGTCATTACCGATTTCATGACCGCACCGCACCCGGAAGCGCGCGTGCGGCTGTGGCTCGACTGGGCGGCAACGGTGCGCGCTTAG
- a CDS encoding thiazole synthase: MNQTEPLRPSSQAPAPQPLTFYGETIASRILLGTALYPSPHIMSEAVRASGAGIVTVSLRREQARGRTGQRFLDLIRALSVRLLPNTAGCRTAREAVTTAEMARELLDTDWIKLEVIANDDTLQPDVFGLAEAAEELVKRGFKVFPYMTEDLSVADRLIAAGCRVLMPWGSPIGTGRGLANPQAIKTLRAYYPDVPIVIDAGIGAPSHAAQALEMGCDAVLLNTAVARAQDPVRMAAAFAAAIDAGRSAYEAGLIQPSDRAQPSTPVAGTPFFDLGPDGPGSKPL, encoded by the coding sequence ATGAACCAGACCGAGCCGCTCCGGCCTTCCTCGCAGGCGCCCGCGCCGCAGCCCCTCACCTTTTACGGCGAGACGATCGCGTCGCGCATCCTGCTTGGCACGGCGCTCTACCCCTCGCCCCACATCATGAGCGAAGCCGTACGCGCTTCCGGCGCGGGCATCGTCACCGTCTCGCTCCGGCGCGAACAGGCCCGCGGACGCACGGGCCAGCGTTTTCTCGATCTCATTCGCGCGCTTTCCGTCCGCCTGCTTCCCAACACGGCCGGCTGCCGCACGGCGCGCGAGGCGGTGACGACGGCGGAGATGGCGCGCGAACTGCTCGATACCGACTGGATCAAGCTTGAGGTGATCGCCAACGACGACACCTTGCAGCCCGACGTGTTCGGGCTCGCGGAAGCCGCGGAAGAGCTCGTGAAGCGGGGCTTCAAGGTGTTTCCGTACATGACCGAGGATCTCTCCGTCGCCGACCGTCTGATCGCGGCTGGCTGCCGTGTGCTCATGCCCTGGGGGTCGCCTATCGGGACGGGCCGCGGACTTGCCAACCCGCAGGCGATCAAAACGTTGCGCGCCTACTACCCCGACGTTCCGATTGTGATCGACGCAGGCATCGGCGCGCCGTCGCACGCGGCGCAGGCACTCGAAATGGGCTGCGATGCGGTGCTGCTCAACACGGCCGTCGCGCGCGCGCAGGATCCCGTGCGCATGGCGGCAGCGTTCGCCGCCGCCATCGATGCAGGGCGCTCGGCCTACGAAGCCGGCCTCATTCAACCGAGCGACCGCGCGCAGCCCTCGACACCTGTCGCCGGTACGCCCTTCTTCGATCTCGGCCCTGACGGACCGGGATCAAAGCCGTTGTGA
- the thiS gene encoding sulfur carrier protein ThiS yields MADTHTSATERLREITVNGRATRTTAATLAGLVVEQGFAEGRVATAVNGDFVAERARAAARLRDGDNVEILSVRQGG; encoded by the coding sequence ATGGCCGACACCCACACCAGCGCGACGGAACGCCTTCGCGAGATCACGGTCAACGGCCGTGCGACCCGGACAACTGCGGCAACGCTCGCAGGCCTCGTCGTCGAGCAGGGCTTCGCCGAGGGCCGTGTGGCGACCGCGGTCAACGGCGATTTTGTGGCCGAACGGGCCCGCGCGGCTGCACGCCTCCGCGACGGGGACAACGTGGAAATCCTGTCCGTCCGTCAAGGCGGTTAG